A window of Steroidobacteraceae bacterium genomic DNA:
AGTTGTGCATCGAAAAGAATGGCGTGAGATTACCCTCATGGCCATATCCATATATATGAATGCGCACCAGTGTATGTACCGGCGCTTCATCCAGCGTGCCAATCATCTTTACTTTCGCCTCGAGACGTTGCGCCGGGTCGGCAAAGTCCGGAAGCGGGTGCGGCTGTGCCGATCGAGCTGCGGCGGCGGCAAGCAGTCCGGCTCCGATCACGCCTGCATTGGCAGCATGCACCATGAATTGCCTGCGACTTGCGTCGACCATCGGGGAGTTCTCTTTATTTGACAGCGGCCATGACGCCAATGATCCGGGCGCAGAGCGCAGCGCAGCGCCGGAAATTGTATCCTTGACCGCAGGCCGGCTGCCTACCGCCGCATTTCAGTCAAGGGAGGCAGCCACGACAGGGATATTCCAATGCGCAAGAACTACCTGGATGGCCCGTTCGGGCAAATACATTATTACGAAGCGGGCATGGGCCCCAGCCTCATACTGGCCCACCAGTCGCCCGTCTGCGGGCGGATGTTCGAGCGCGCGATGCCTTTGCTCGCCGCGCAGGGCTTGCATGTCATCGCAGTCGACACGCCGGGCTACGGCCAGTCCGATGTGCCGCGGCAGCCGCCGTCGATCGCTGGCTATGCGGATGCCTTCGTGGCGGTCGTGCAGGGACTTGGACTCGGGACAGCTCATTTTCTTGGACACCACACCGGGGCGGCTATCCTCTGCAACATGGCGGCACGCAACCCGGGGCTTGTGTCCTCACTGGTGTTGAACGGACCGCCTGTATTGAGCGCAGAGGACCTTGCGCATTTTTCCAGCCTGCCCTTGCGTGCATTGCAGGTCAGGCGTGATGGCTCGCATCTGCTGGAGGCCTGGAATACGCGTGTGAGGTATTCGCCGGGCTGGACAGATGAGGTGGCGATGCATCGGCGCCTGATCGACCAGCTCTGGGCCGGAGATACTGCCTGGTACGGCCACAAGGCAGCATTTGCGCATGACATGGCGCCAGATCTCGCCGCCCTGCGTTGCCGTACCCTGATCCTGACCAACACCGGTGATGATGCCTACGAAATGTCGCGCCGCGCTCATGCGTTGCGTCCTGATTTTGCTTACGTCGAGTTGGCAGGCGGCACGCATGACATCGTTGACGAGCAGCCCGAGGCATGGACGCAGGCGGTTGTTCGATTCATCCGGTCGGTCTGACTATTCGCCGACCAATGGAACCCGGTCGACAGACCGGGTTCCACAGGTCCACCCCCGGATCAGGAGCGGAATCGCTACGTCCCTACAGTCCGATACACATGTCGTCAATCCGCCAAGTGTGGCCACCGATCGTGAAACTCTCGATGGTCTCGCCGGGTTTCGACGCCAGCTCGAAGGTTCCGCTGTGCCAGTTGCCCGACCCGGTCGGTGCGATATGTGCCGTGATCTTCGCGCGGCCTTTACCAGGACGTCCGATGATCTTGCCATCCATTGCGGCGAAGCCATTCGGGCTCTCGTGCTTCTCGCCATTGACGACAATATTGGCATTGGCGAAGCCCCCGCTCTGGCTGATGCTTTGAGCAAGGCGCGTACGAACACGCGTTATCGGTTGTTTCGGTACGACATTGACAGAGACGAGGTAGACGCTGAGCTCCGGCGAATCGCCACCGGCAATTTTGGAGTTCACCACCTCGGCGCGGCGTGCATCAGCCATCGCCGGGTTACCGTTCGTGTAATATTGCTTGATCGTGATCACCGCGTGCTCGGTGTCGATTACATCGCCAACCGTATAGCGCGAGTCCTCGGCAAGCTTGTCGAAACGGTAACAGTCGTATTTGGCCGGTGCGGCGTTGGCCGAAGCGGACAACAAAAGACCGATACCTGCAAGCGCATGCTCCAGGCGCAGGATTCGTTTCATGGGCATCTCCCTGTTACGGCGAATCCGTAACGACGATGGGGCCGTACTGCTTGCCTTCCTTGCACTTGCGGTACGTCGGCGTAAACGGTTGTGTGACGAACTCCTTCGACATGCCGCCGTCATGCTCGCGATACTTGAACACGACCTGGATATCGTAGAGATCGACCTTGTCCGCATCCGCGAGGTTGTCGCCCAATGTACTGCAGGTGGCGCCTGGATCACACCAGACATTCTTCACATCCTCGGTTTGCTGCTTACCGCCTTTGTGCGGATTGCGGAATTTCACCTGGCGAATCTCGATCTCACGGCCCTCGAAGTGATTGTTGGTCACGTTGAACACCACGTCCTTGCAGGGCTTGGCGTTGGCCAGCGGTCCGATCGCCATTCCCAAGGCTGCGAGCGCCAATGGCGTCGTTATCCTGTTACGTTTCATCGGTCGGTCTCCTTTTGAATGCATCGTGGAATTGAGCTGTGATCGAGTTGATCGATCAGCAGCCCTTGCGTAGAGACATACCGAAAATGCGGTGCGTTCAGCTCACCGCGTAGCTGGGAGGAACAGATTGCGATGCACGCGCGGCAGGCGCGCTAGCGCAAATTCACTGTGATTGGGCGGAGCCGCGCCTCCACAAAAGCCATATTGTCCGCTGCTTCGCGGGTCCGCGCATCTTGCTGGCCATAGGCCACAAGGAGCTTGCTGTAGCTTTCTCGTACATGCACCTGCGATTCTTGGCTCACCCGGCGTTCGGCCATGACCCTCCCGAGCCGGCTGCGCACGAGAGCAACGTAGGGATCGTCCGGCGTTCCTGCAGCAAGCGCGGCGTAGGCGTTCCTGTAGCTGGCTTCAGCCGCTGCGAGATCACCACGCAGGTAGAGCAGTTTGGCCAGGTTGGCACGATACCCGGCAACCGTGGGATGAGAATCGCCGAACACCGCTTGCGATTGGGCGATCGCTTGCCGGTAGTATCTCTCGGCCTCGTCGTAGCGACCGAGTTTTCGATTGACGACACCGAGTCCGTTATAGACGTATGCCTTGTCGCTATGATTCTCCGGAAGGAACTTGTCAGCGATCGCGAGCGCCTGCCCGAAGTATTCCAGTGCCCGGTCGTAGTTGCCCATCTGTTGCGCGAGGTCAGCGAGATTGTTGAGACTGCCGAACAGGCGCAGGTCCTCGTCGCCAAACAGCCGGCGCCGAATCGCGAGCGCCTCGGTTTGGTATTGCTCCGCCAGGTCGAAATCGTTCTTGTGGGCCATCAGGGCGCCAAGATGCGAAAAACTGAGCGCGACATCCTCGTGGTTGTTACCGTACTCCGCCTGGTAGATCGCAAGCGCGCGCCGGTAGTAGGGTTCGGCGTCATCATAATCGCCGCGCAAATGCAGCACGCGTCCCAGGATATTCGAACTTCTGGCGATGGCAATTTGCTCGCCCCTTTGCTCACTGAGCGAGAGCGACTCACGCGCGAGCTGCTCGGCGGTACGGTAGTCGCCCTTGATTTCCTTGATGCGGGCGTACTGACCGAGCGCTTCTGCCACCGCAGCTCCGTGCGCGTCGCCGCTTTGCCGATAAAGCAGCAGGGCCTGCTGGAACATGGTCTCGGCCCTTTCGTACATGCCAAGGCGCTCGTATATCGTGGCAATGGCTGCGAACAGTGCAGCCCGGCTGTCCGGCTGGCGCTGCAAGTCCGAGCGCAATTGCTCCGCCCCGCGATCGAGGAGTTCTCGCGCAGTGATGGTCTCGCCGCGCGATTCGTTCGGGTCAGAAACCGAAAACACGTTCAACAGAAAATCGCGAATCTCCGTCGCGCGATCGCTCTCGCGCGCCACGGCCGCCGCTTGCTTCTCGGTTGCGACCGAGAATGCAACGGTCTGCGCCCCCAACGCAAACAGGCTCGCCGCGGTCGCAGCAGCGCCAGCCACCAGCACCTTTCGTCGACGGGCGAACTTGCCGATTCGGTAGAGCGTATTGGCCGGCCGCGCGCTGACTGGCCGCGCCGCCAGATACCTGGCGATGTCCTCATCCAGCGCTTCGACACTCGGGTAACGATGGTCCACACGCTTCTCCAGCGCCTTGAGCGTGATCGCATCGAGGTCCCCGCGAAGAGACCTGCGGCGTGCCGCCGGTGCAACGTCGCTGGGACGGGCGGGATCGATCTCGAGGATTGCCTTGGCCACGAGCGGCAGCGAGCGCTCGGCGATCCGATACGGCCGCTCGCCGGTCAGCAATTCGAACAGAAGAACACCCAGCGAGTAGACGTCGGTCGTTACAGTCAATGCCTCACCCCGGATTTGCTCGGGCGATGCGTATTCCGGCGTGAGGACGCGATCGGCGGCTTCCGTAACGGAAGTCCGGCCGCTGTCGGCGTCACCGATGAGCTTGGCGATTCCGAAATCCAGCAGCTTGATGCCACCCCGATCATCGACCAGTACGTTAGCGGGCTTCAGGTCGCGATGTACGATCAGGTTTTGATGTGCATAGCGAACCGCCGAACAAACCTGCCGAAACAGGAGCAAGCGCGCCGTCACATCAAGCGCGAGCCGATCGCAATACGCGTCTATCGGCACGCCCTCGACGTATTCCATCACGAAATACGGCGTACCATCGTTGGTAACGCCACCATCGAGAAGTCGCGCAATATTGCGATGACTCAACCGGGCCAGCGTGCGCCGCTCCTGCAGAAAACGCTCGCGTTGCGACTCACCACCCAGACCGAAAGGCAGCAACTTGAGCGCGACTCGCTGCTCGAACTGGCCATCTGCCCGTTCTGCCCGATAAACGGCGCCCATGCCACCCCGACCGATCAGTTCGACGAGCTCGTACGGGCCAATGCGCCGCTGCTCAGGCGGTGGCGAAGGCGACTGCGCAAGCACCGCGATTCGCGCACCGCCAGCCAGACGTTCAAAATAGCGCTCGGCATCAGCGACGGATGACGGGTCTGGCTCTCGCCGCATCAGCTGTTTCCAGGTTGCGGCGATCCGAGTTCGCGATAGAGCCAATCGCGCGCAGCCTGCCAGTCCCGCTTTACCGTCGCAACCGAGATGCCGAGCGCTTCGGCTGTCTCCTCGACACTCATGCCACCGAACACGCGGCACTCGACGATCTGGCAGCCTCTTGGGTCCCGCTGCTCAAGGCGTTCGAGCAATTGATTGAGCGCCAGCAATTCTTCCGCGGACGCGTTGGTGTCGAGGTGCGTATCCTCGAGAGGCACGCGGACCGCATCGCCTCCGCGCTTCATGGCATTCTGTTGCGTCGCGTAGTTCATCAGTACATGACGCATGGCTTTCGAGGCCGTCGCATAGAAGTGTGCCCGATTGACATAGGATCGTCGGTCATTTGCAGACAGTTTGACGAAGGCTTCGTGGATGAGGGCTGTGGTATTCAGCGTTTCATTGCCGCGCCAGCGGCGACGCTGTGAGCGCGCGATACTCTTGAGTTCTGCATAGACTTCGCTGAACAGCGCATTGGCCGCTGCCGGCTCGCCTCGGCGCGCCGCATCGAGTAGCAGTGTTATCGGCTGGCTGCCCATTGCGTGACGATCCTCCAGCAACCCGCAGACGGCGGTGGCGAGCAAAGCAAGCGCTGGCGAGGATTACGCCAACGGTTGATTACTTTACTGAGCTGCTTCGCCGCCCAACTCTGTTAATCCATCGAGAGCGGCACTTCCTGCAAACGCCACCGTCAGTATACCGCTCGTCACGAACATGAGGAGTACTGAGAATGAATCCAGTCCTGTCGATAACCTGCGGTTGTCTGCTGGCATTGTGCGCAACGGGCGCGCACACGGAAGAATTGCTGCAGGGCAGCACCGAGGCAAGCACGTCGCAGCCCACCTCGAGCGAAACCGAAAGTGCAGCCGATACCACAGTCGAAGCGGCTTCGACCGAGTCTATTGAACCGACCGATTCGGACACGACAACAGCCGCAGCAACCGACCCCTCATCGCTGGCCACTGTCAAAGCCGTGGCGCGGCTTTTGCGGAAAATCAATCAGCCGGAGAAGCGCAGGTCCAGACGCACAAGCGGCCGAACACGGTGATGATCAGTCCGGCGCGGGAACCCATTGTGGTTCGGGGATTTGGACCCCAAATAGCGCGACGATTTCCTCATTGGATAATTCGGTGTCGATGGCGCCGACGGGTGTCATGTCGCGGAGCGCATCCGGCGAGAGTTGTACGCCTTCTGGAAGCAAATAGGCCGTGTTCTCCGACATTGCTATGCCATGGTCGTGATAATCCTTTAGTACGCCCTCCGGCACAGACCGCACGACAAAAGCGATTTTCGGGCCGGCGGGCTCAGGTTGGCCCATACGCCCCGTGTACACTTTCTCGCCCGTCGCAGGATCGGTTTCGCCCAGTGCCATCTTGACAGGCCCTCTGGACAAGGCGCGTCCTTTGTCAAAAATGATGACGTTATCCGCCATGACCTGGCCGGGCTGGATCGACACTGCCGTCGCGACCTGCGTCGTCGACTCGACAGCATCCGAAACAGAATCGTCTGCGGAACCGCACCCGCCGATGACCAGGCCGGTCAGTGTGATCGTGACAATACTTTTCATGATTAGCCTCCTCCGGCGCGTCAATCGTTGAGGCCCAGACCCTTCAGGATCCTCGGAGTGTGTTTGTTTATGCGTGTCTCACGGGTCGTCGACTGCTTGGCTGATGCAAAATAAAGCAGGTAGGCGCGCTGCCGCCCTGGCGTGAGGGCGCGAAATGCCTCGGCGAGTCGGGGATCATCGTCCAATCGCCGGCGAAGCTCCTCCGGCATGGCAAACTCGGCAGCGCTTTTCATTCTTACTTTCGCCCCGGATCGCTCGACCTCGATGGCCGCTTTGATATACGCAGCGATTGTCGATTTGCGCGCCGTGATATCCGCGATGGACTTGAAGCGTAGCTGCCGCGCCGACTGCACGTTCCTGGTCTGCTGAACCAGCAATCCCTTCGGATCCTTGAGTAGCGCACCTTTCATGAACAACAGTGCGCAGTAGTCCTTGAAACCGTGGATCAGCACCACGTTCCTGCCATCGAGGTCGTAACATGCCTGGCCCCATTTGAGCGACTCATTGAGGCCGGAGGCCAGACAAATCTCACGAAGCGCGATGCTTTCGGTGCGCCAGCGCGTGTTTTTCTCAAGCACCTTGGTGACCAGGGGATTCATCTTTACTCCTCCTGCATCTACGCGGCCATTTGTTGTAGTCGTTTCCGCGTCAATGTGTCGGCAGGAAAAAAGGTTTCAATGGCAATCTCGTCCAAAAGTACATCCTGCGGCGTACCGAAGAGCGTCGTCGTACTAAAGAAGCACAGCTCGCCCAGCGGGGATCGCAGTTGCAGCGGCACAACAAACCCGTCGAAGGGGATTTCCGGCATTGGATCAGCCGGCTCCATTTCGGCATAGCCGGCAATTTCATCATACAAAGCGCCCAAAACACTCGAGTGCGTCACCGCCATCTGACGAGCAAGGCGGTGACGAATGTGCCTATACCATGATGCGCGATTGACAATACGGTGGGCCAGCCCATTCGGGTGCAGACTCAATCGAATAACGTTGATCGGGGGAACCAATAGCTCTGCCGCGACGCCGGCCAACAATGGTCCAACGGCGCGATTCGCTTGCACCAGGTTCCACTCGCTGTCAACCGCCAGTGCCGGAAAGGGTTCATGGCTTGCCAGGATCAGCTCAATAGCCTCGCGTGCAGGACCTCCTGTTGCGCCGTCACGCGAGCTGTTGGAAAAAACCGGTGCATACCCGGCTGCCAAAAGCAATTCGTTTCGATCGCGCAGCGGTATATCCAAACGCTCTGACAGACGCAACAGCAATGCTCGGCTGGGCTGAGAGCGTCCGGTTTCTATGAAGCTCAGATGACGGGCAGACAGCTCGCCATCCAGTGCAAGTGCCAACTGGCTCATACGGCGATAATTCCGCCACTGGCGCAATAAGACGCCGACCGTTGAATTGTTCGGTCGCATTTTGCCGAATGATACGCTCAAACATCCGCCGCGCGATGACCTCCCAGGTAATTGTCACCCAGAAGGGACGGGCAGCATGCTGGTGCATTGCAGCTAAAAGTAGGGCGGTTCCATGACCATCAATCGACGACAAATCCTTGCCCGATATGGCGCTCTCGGTGGTTTGACTCTCGCAACGGCAGGTGCGGCTAGCGCCGATGGCGTGCAACCCGCCGGTCAAACTGCGACTGTCCGTACGGCAGACGGTGCTCAGTTGCGGATTCGGGATATCGGCCAAGGTCACACCATTGTCCTGATCCACAGCTGGGCCTTGAGCCAGGTGCTTTGGGATCCGGTGGTTGCCTTGTTATTGGCACGAGGTTATCGCTGCGTTACCTATGATATGCGCGGGCATGGTCACTCAACCGAGGGCTTTTCGAGTTGGACCGCGGACATTCTGGTAGATGACTTGGCGCGGGTTTGGAAGCACCGAGAGTTGGCGGATGCGACCATCGTCGCACATTCTATGGGTTGCGGCACGGCATGCCGGTTTGCGGGTCGGACAAGTGGGCGCCACGCTTTGCGCCTGGTACTGGTTTCGCCAACTACGCCCTATAACATCCGCACCGCCGATCATGAATCCCGTGTATCGCATGCCGCCCTGGAAGCACTGCACGCACTTTGGATCGCAGACTTCCCACAGTGGGTGACGGAAAATGCCCCTGCATTCTTCTCGCCCGACACTTCTGCCGCTCGTGTGCAATGGGGAATCAATCTTTGCTTGCAAACCCCCCTTACGGTTGCGTTGGCGGCGAACCGTATCGACATGGAAACCGACTACAGGAACGATTTGCGTAGATTGTCGGCACCGACTTTGATCGTACACGGTGACGCGGACGTTTCCGCCTCACTCGTGCACAATGCGCAAGCAACTGCAGCGCTGGTGGCGCAAAGTAAGCTAAAGATCTACGCCGGCGCGCCGCATGGGCTGCCATTGACGCATGCTCTGGAACTTGCAAACGACATTGCCGACTGGTGTTAACATTGCAACACTATGAAGGATCAGACCAAACGTACGCTGGTTCGCTCATTTCATCTCGTTCTAGCCATTCCAATCATTGGCTACATCTATAGCCCGTTCGATCAATTGCCACTGTTTGCCAACCGCGTCCGCTTCATAGTGGTCCCAATCATGGTCCTGTCGGGTCTCTGGATGTGGAAAGGTCAGGCACTTCATCGCTGGCTCGGTCATCGATAAGGACGGCTGATCGAACGCGCATTCAAGCCGGCGCGCCGAAACATCACGATATGCTTCGAAAACATGTCGTGACTGAAACAAGAATGTCACTAAGTTCATCAGCCAATTGCGTCGTGATATAGCCGCAGACCACTCAGCAGCGTCACCAGCAGTCCGACCAGTATGGTCAGAGTCCGGCGCGGTAATTCGCGCGCAAGAACGGCGCCGAGCGGCGCTGCAAGCAGCGCGCCCGCAAGCAGCGCTACACCAAAATAGCTGACGCGTTGTATGCCAAGCTGGGCGATCAGCACGGCGAATACGATACCGGCAATAAACATTTCGGCGACATTGCCTGTACCAATGGCACCGCGCGGATTGACGCCGAGCGCAACGAGGTTACTCGTCACCAGCGGGCCCCAGACGCCGGCCACCGCCTGCAGAAATCCGCCCGCGATACCCACCGTTGCGACTCCACGACCATCGAAGACCCGCGCGGACGGTCGGTACGCCCGCCACAACAGGAACAGGCCGACCAAGAGCAGGTACAGCGAGATACCGACGCCAACCCACCGACCGTCGAAAGTCGTGATGAACCATGCACCGGCCATGCCGCCCGCCGTGCCGGCGATCAACAGCGAACGCAGAATCCGCCAGTCGATGTTTTTCAGGGCGATATGCGAAATCCCGGATGCAATCCCCGCGAACAATTTTGCTCCGTTGACCGATGCACTGACGACTTCGCGCGGCAGACCAAGGGCGGCAAGTACGGTCGAGCTGATCGCGCCAAAGCCCATACCGATGCCGCTGTCGAAAAGCTGGGCAACGAACCCGATTGCGACAAAAAGCCAGAACTGCAGGTCCGTCAATGCGACGAGAACAGACTGGATCAGGTCATTCAGTTGCGTAGGCTCCGCAGAACCGTGTCGAGCTCGCGAATCTGCGCGTCAGCGTCAGATTTGTGGATTCGATTGTGCAGCTCATAAGGGTCTTTCGCGAGATCGTAGAACTCGTCCATTCCCTCAATATCACGATAGCGAATAAGTTTGTACCGCTCCGTACGCACCGCGCTGTAACCCATCCTGAAAATTCGCGGGAACACGGTGTCGCTGTAGTACTCGATGAGAAAAGCGTTGCGCCAGGTTGGTTTGCGTCCTTCGAGCAGGGGAACCAATGATCGGCCATCCATGCCCGGGTCGATCCCGGCACCGGCCAGATCCAGCAATGTCGGA
This region includes:
- a CDS encoding alpha/beta fold hydrolase, producing MRKNYLDGPFGQIHYYEAGMGPSLILAHQSPVCGRMFERAMPLLAAQGLHVIAVDTPGYGQSDVPRQPPSIAGYADAFVAVVQGLGLGTAHFLGHHTGAAILCNMAARNPGLVSSLVLNGPPVLSAEDLAHFSSLPLRALQVRRDGSHLLEAWNTRVRYSPGWTDEVAMHRRLIDQLWAGDTAWYGHKAAFAHDMAPDLAALRCRTLILTNTGDDAYEMSRRAHALRPDFAYVELAGGTHDIVDEQPEAWTQAVVRFIRSV
- a CDS encoding serine/threonine-protein kinase, which gives rise to MRREPDPSSVADAERYFERLAGGARIAVLAQSPSPPPEQRRIGPYELVELIGRGGMGAVYRAERADGQFEQRVALKLLPFGLGGESQRERFLQERRTLARLSHRNIARLLDGGVTNDGTPYFVMEYVEGVPIDAYCDRLALDVTARLLLFRQVCSAVRYAHQNLIVHRDLKPANVLVDDRGGIKLLDFGIAKLIGDADSGRTSVTEAADRVLTPEYASPEQIRGEALTVTTDVYSLGVLLFELLTGERPYRIAERSLPLVAKAILEIDPARPSDVAPAARRRSLRGDLDAITLKALEKRVDHRYPSVEALDEDIARYLAARPVSARPANTLYRIGKFARRRKVLVAGAAATAASLFALGAQTVAFSVATEKQAAAVARESDRATEIRDFLLNVFSVSDPNESRGETITARELLDRGAEQLRSDLQRQPDSRAALFAAIATIYERLGMYERAETMFQQALLLYRQSGDAHGAAVAEALGQYARIKEIKGDYRTAEQLARESLSLSEQRGEQIAIARSSNILGRVLHLRGDYDDAEPYYRRALAIYQAEYGNNHEDVALSFSHLGALMAHKNDFDLAEQYQTEALAIRRRLFGDEDLRLFGSLNNLADLAQQMGNYDRALEYFGQALAIADKFLPENHSDKAYVYNGLGVVNRKLGRYDEAERYYRQAIAQSQAVFGDSHPTVAGYRANLAKLLYLRGDLAAAEASYRNAYAALAAGTPDDPYVALVRSRLGRVMAERRVSQESQVHVRESYSKLLVAYGQQDARTREAADNMAFVEARLRPITVNLR
- a CDS encoding sigma-70 family RNA polymerase sigma factor, producing the protein MGSQPITLLLDAARRGEPAAANALFSEVYAELKSIARSQRRRWRGNETLNTTALIHEAFVKLSANDRRSYVNRAHFYATASKAMRHVLMNYATQQNAMKRGGDAVRVPLEDTHLDTNASAEELLALNQLLERLEQRDPRGCQIVECRVFGGMSVEETAEALGISVATVKRDWQAARDWLYRELGSPQPGNS
- a CDS encoding YdeI/OmpD-associated family protein produces the protein MNPLVTKVLEKNTRWRTESIALREICLASGLNESLKWGQACYDLDGRNVVLIHGFKDYCALLFMKGALLKDPKGLLVQQTRNVQSARQLRFKSIADITARKSTIAAYIKAAIEVERSGAKVRMKSAAEFAMPEELRRRLDDDPRLAEAFRALTPGRQRAYLLYFASAKQSTTRETRINKHTPRILKGLGLND
- a CDS encoding helix-turn-helix transcriptional regulator → MRPNNSTVGVLLRQWRNYRRMSQLALALDGELSARHLSFIETGRSQPSRALLLRLSERLDIPLRDRNELLLAAGYAPVFSNSSRDGATGGPAREAIELILASHEPFPALAVDSEWNLVQANRAVGPLLAGVAAELLVPPINVIRLSLHPNGLAHRIVNRASWYRHIRHRLARQMAVTHSSVLGALYDEIAGYAEMEPADPMPEIPFDGFVVPLQLRSPLGELCFFSTTTLFGTPQDVLLDEIAIETFFPADTLTRKRLQQMAA
- a CDS encoding alpha/beta hydrolase; this encodes MTINRRQILARYGALGGLTLATAGAASADGVQPAGQTATVRTADGAQLRIRDIGQGHTIVLIHSWALSQVLWDPVVALLLARGYRCVTYDMRGHGHSTEGFSSWTADILVDDLARVWKHRELADATIVAHSMGCGTACRFAGRTSGRHALRLVLVSPTTPYNIRTADHESRVSHAALEALHALWIADFPQWVTENAPAFFSPDTSAARVQWGINLCLQTPLTVALAANRIDMETDYRNDLRRLSAPTLIVHGDADVSASLVHNAQATAALVAQSKLKIYAGAPHGLPLTHALELANDIADWC
- a CDS encoding sulfite exporter TauE/SafE family protein, translated to MTDLQFWLFVAIGFVAQLFDSGIGMGFGAISSTVLAALGLPREVVSASVNGAKLFAGIASGISHIALKNIDWRILRSLLIAGTAGGMAGAWFITTFDGRWVGVGISLYLLLVGLFLLWRAYRPSARVFDGRGVATVGIAGGFLQAVAGVWGPLVTSNLVALGVNPRGAIGTGNVAEMFIAGIVFAVLIAQLGIQRVSYFGVALLAGALLAAPLGAVLARELPRRTLTILVGLLVTLLSGLRLYHDAIG